From Methanobrevibacter sp., the proteins below share one genomic window:
- the mcrG gene encoding coenzyme-B sulfoethylthiotransferase subunit gamma, which translates to MAQIYPGTSQVAQNRRNFCDPEYELEKLREISDEDVVKILGHRAPGEEYKSVHPPLDEMDEPDDVVRELVTPIDGAKAGDRIRYIQFVDSMYFAPAQPFLRARSYLCRFRGIDTGTLSGRQVIEARERDIERLSKYLLETEYFDTARTGIRGAGVHGHSLRLDENGLMFDMLRRQVFNKETGNVEMVKDQIGKELDEPVVLGEPLDEETLKQKTTIYRIDGEAYRDDVDAVEVCQRIHVSRSFGAYDPNAGW; encoded by the coding sequence ATGGCACAAATTTATCCAGGTACTTCTCAGGTTGCTCAAAACAGAAGAAACTTTTGTGATCCAGAATATGAATTAGAAAAGTTAAGAGAAATCTCTGATGAAGACGTAGTAAAAATATTAGGTCACAGAGCTCCAGGTGAAGAATATAAGTCTGTTCACCCACCATTAGACGAAATGGATGAGCCTGATGATGTTGTAAGAGAATTAGTAACCCCTATTGACGGTGCAAAAGCAGGGGACAGGATTAGATACATCCAATTTGTAGACTCTATGTACTTCGCTCCAGCTCAACCTTTCTTAAGAGCAAGATCTTACTTATGTAGATTTAGAGGAATCGATACTGGTACATTATCCGGAAGACAAGTAATCGAAGCAAGAGAAAGAGATATCGAAAGATTATCCAAATACCTCTTAGAAACCGAATACTTCGATACTGCAAGAACCGGTATTAGAGGTGCAGGTGTACACGGTCACTCTTTAAGATTAGACGAAAACGGTTTAATGTTTGATATGCTCAGAAGACAAGTATTCAATAAAGAAACTGGTAATGTTGAAATGGTAAAAGACCAAATTGGTAAAGAATTAGATGAACCAGTAGTCTTAGGTGAACCATTAGACGAAGAAACATTAAAACAAAAAACCACTATTTATAGAATAGATGGTGAAGCATACAGAGATGATGTAGACGCTGTTGAAGTATGTCAAAGAATTCACGTTTCTAGATCATTCGGTGCATATGATCCAAACGCAGGATGGTAA
- the mcrC gene encoding methyl-coenzyme M reductase I operon protein C: MIGRCTHVVDCREASGMGKGGSLAQRGTFAECGDDVCAVAMSPGRRHITKPVCEITFGLREANVLTSTLVLNAGAGVPHDAPVTGGTLFGITDKEIEQLSNFKLIVIHLGGVANHIIYKARLILRNVNKPCVIICESPVDCEDFAKIGVKTSKVMPSDEDIKTQGTIQDIVTGVIRGETVSQEKLDEIIRKVKLALGDA, encoded by the coding sequence GGCAGATGTACACACGTAGTTGATTGTAGAGAAGCAAGCGGTATGGGAAAAGGCGGAAGTCTTGCTCAAAGAGGGACTTTTGCTGAATGTGGTGATGACGTATGTGCAGTAGCTATGTCTCCTGGACGCAGACACATTACTAAACCAGTTTGCGAAATCACTTTCGGTTTACGTGAAGCAAATGTTTTAACAAGCACTCTTGTATTGAATGCAGGTGCTGGTGTTCCTCATGACGCTCCAGTTACTGGAGGAACTTTATTTGGAATTACTGATAAAGAAATCGAACAATTAAGTAATTTCAAGTTAATTGTTATTCATTTAGGAGGGGTTGCAAATCACATTATTTACAAAGCAAGATTAATTTTAAGGAATGTTAACAAACCTTGTGTAATCATATGTGAATCACCAGTTGATTGTGAAGATTTTGCTAAAATTGGAGTAAAAACTTCCAAAGTCATGCCTTCAGATGAAGATATTAAAACTCAGGGCACTATCCAAGATATAGTAACAGGAGTTATCCGCGGAGAAACAGTTTCACAGGAAAAATTAGATGAAATTATTAGAAAAGTTAAATTAGCATTAGGAGATGCATAA